A stretch of DNA from Gimesia chilikensis:
TAAGCAATTCCCATTCAAGCTGAAGGATGATAGCGACTGATGAATTCCGTATTAGTAACCGGCGGTGCCGGCTTTCTGGGAAGCCACTTGTGTGACCGGCTGATCGAGATGGGGAAGAATGTTATTTGTGTGGATAATTTCTTCACGGGTAATAAACGGAACATCGCTCATCTGATCGGCCATCCCCGATTTGAAGTGATCCGCCACGATATCGTGCATCCGATCTACCTCGAAGTGAATGAGATTTACAATCTCGCCTGTCCCGCTTCTCCGGTTGCCTATCAGTATAACCCCATCAAAACGATCAAAACCTCAACCGTCGGCATGGTGAACGTGCTCGGTCTGGCGAAACGCTGCCGGGCCAAAGTCCTGCACGCTTCCACGTCTGAAGTCTACGGTGATCCAACAGTGCATCCCCAGGTGGAAGAGTACTGGGGCAATGTGAATCCCCTCGGGCCGCGGAGCTGTTATGACGAAGGGAAACGCATCGCGGAATCCCTGTGTGTCAACTACCATCACGCCCACAAGGTTCCGATTCGCCTCGTTCGAATTTTCAATACGTATGGACCGCGGATGGATCCCAATGACGGTCGCGTGATCTCCAACTTCATCAACCAGGCTTTACGGGGCGAACCGATCACAATCTATGGTGACGGTCAGCAGACCCGTTCCTTCTGTTACGTCGATGACCTGATCAGCGGTTTTCTGAAGATGATGGAGCAGGAAGAGACCACCGGTCCGGTGAACCTCGGTAATCCGGTAGAGAACACAATGCTCGAACTGGCCGAAGCGGTCCTGGAACATGTGGATTCTTCTTCCAAACTGATCCATGAACCACTGCCTCAGGATGATCCCAAGCAGCGCTGTCCTGATATCACAAAAGCCAAATCGTTTCTGAAATGGGAACCGCAGGTTTCTCTGAAAGAAGGCCTGGGTAAAACCGTCGAATATTATCGGCAACTGATGGATCAGGAATCAGCATGAGTCAGATTCTGGTGACAGGTGCGGCTGGATTCATCGGATTCCATGTCACGTCTCAACTGCTCGCGCAGGGACATCAGGTTACGGGCATTGATAACCTCAACAGTCACTATTCAGTGCAGTTGAAGCAGGACCGTCTCCAGGTCTTACAGAAGTCCGATCAGTTCGAGTTCGCTGAAATTGACCTGGTTGACGTTGCCGCCTTTGATCAACTGTTTGAGCAGCAGCAGTTTGATAAGGTGATTCACCTGGCGGCAGAAGTCGGGGTCCGTAATTCCCTGCTCAAACCGCTGGAGTATGTTCAGAGTAATGTAGTCGGGTTTGTGAATCTGCTCGAGCATTGTCGTAAAGGTCAGGTGCAGCACCTGGTCTATGCCTCGTCCAGCTCGGTCTATGGTGCGAATAAAAAGACGCCGTATGCCACGCACGATCCGGTTGACCATCCGGTCAGTCTGTATGCCGCTACCAAGCGGGCTGATGAACTCATCGCTCACAGTTACAGTCATCTGTATGATCTGCCCACAACCGGCCTGCGGTTCTTCACCGTTTACGGACCCTGGGGCCGTCCCGACATGGCAGTGCACATTTTCACGAAAGCCATTCTGGAAGGCACACCAATCAAGGTTTTCAATCACGGGAACCTGAAACGCGATTTCACCTATGTCGATGATATCGTGGCCGGTGTCCTGGGCGTACTCGAACAGATTCCTGAACGCAGCACTTTTGCAGCAGAGCCCACTCCCCGGGAACGGGACCGGCAGACCGAAGCCCCTTACCGACTGTATAACATTGGTAATCACCAGCCGGTCGACCTGTCGCGACTCATCGATGTGATTGAGCAGCGTGTAGGGAAACCGGCGATTCGTGAAAATTATCCGATGCAGCCCGGCGATGTTCTGGAGACCTACGCTGATATTTCTGAGCTGCAGCAGGCGACGGGTTTCGCCCCTGCGACTTCCATTGAAGCAGGCATCGATCGCTTCGTGGAATGGTACCTGTCCTATTATGACACTCCACAGGGATAGCAGTTTACCGGGCGATCAGATGCAGGTCAGACGCTTCGCGTCAGTCTAGATCTGTTCGATAATCCGTGGAATCAATCGGGCGAGTTTTGCGCCACCCTCGGCAGCCACAGACAGAATCTTGCTGATGTCGACCGGCTCCAGGGCATCGGGCAGACACAGGTCCGTCACAACAGACAATCCCAGCACCCGCATCGATGCATGATTGGCCACGATGCATTCCGGCACAGTTGACATGCCGACACAGTCCGCTCCCATCAACCGCAGCATCCGGTATTCAGCCCGCGTTTCCAGGTTCGGCCCTGCGACCGCCACAAAGACACCGGTCTGCGTACGGATCTGCAGTTCCAGCGCTGTCTGCTCGGCGACCTTGATCAGTTCCTGATCGTAGGGAGCAGACATGTCCGGAAAGCGAATGCCCAGCCGGTCGTCGTTCACGCCTCTTAGAGGATTGTCACCCATCAGGTTGATCTGATCTTCGATGATCATGATGTCAGCCAGCCGGTACTGAGGATTCATTCCGCCGGATGCGTTGGTCACGATCAGTGTGTCCACTCCCAGAGCCTGCATCACGCGGACCGGGAAGGTGACTTCCTTCATCGAGTAGCCTTCATAGAAATGAAAGCGGCCTTCCATCGCCACCAGCGGTTTTCCATCCAGGCTTCCAAACACCAGCTGCCCGGCATGCGATTCAACTGTCGAACGCGGGAAGTGTGGGATTTCTTCGTAAGGAATGGTGACGTCCTGTTCGATCTGTTTGGTGAAGTCGCCCAGGCCGGTACCCAGAATCAGACCGATGCGTGGTTTTTGACTGATCCGGGTATTAAGAAAATCGATGGCATCGTTGACTTGTTCAACCAATCCCTGCATGTCATGTTCTTTCGGTGAAGGTCTTGAGGAGGCCGATTGAAGCGACGAAACTCGCAGGCTGATAGAAGAGTCAAATGCGTGCCGCTCTCTGGAAGGTAGCAGAGCCAGGCTCGCGGATCAACCACGAGCCTCCCAGCTGATTCAGAAACGACTTAGAACATATCGTCGTCATCATCGAAATCATCGTCTTCGAAGTCGTCGTCTTCGAAATCATCGTCTTCTTCATCATCGAAGTCGTCGTCTTCCTCTTCTTCATCGTCGTCGTCGAATTCATCATCGTCATCGAATTCATCGTCGTCGATATCTTCGAGGTCATCAAAGCCAATGTTTTCTTCATCATCGTCTAGCGAAAAGAAAACGAAGGGGAGCTTATCCGAGAACGTTTCAAGCTCTTCAGGGGATTCGGTATGAAGGGAATCAGCTAATAACACAGTTACATCCTCGTGATTTCGTTGTATGTGCTTTCCAGGTCTCTAAACGATTATTTAACGGTTGGGGGTCCGTTGTGAGTTACCCCCGGAGGGAGCAAGTCAACACACGGAAGTGCTGAACTGGCAGCGATTCTACGAAATCTGCCGGCCGCAATTATTCCCTTTATTTTATTTATTTTGCTTTGTCAAGTGCGAAAAAAATGAACTGAAAATATATAGAATTATTTCCGTCTGAGTGGTGGAATCACATGAGGAAAAAATCGTCGATTTGCACCTTCAGACCAAAAAATATGGCCCGGATACTGCCAGTTTCCGGGCGGGGAATCTGTAGTGATAACATGAATAGCGGGCGAAGCAGACCCTCCGTCAGCGGGGCCTGGATTCATCGAATCTTCAAATGAATTTCATACCCGTCTCCAGGCATGCTTTTGCCAGGCAAATCCGGTCGGGGGAGGTCTCGAGGACCCCCGTTTCAGCCCGGATTCAGAGCCCCGCCACAGCTCGATCCCGCCCCGGCCGTACAGCCAAAACAGTGCCGCTGAGTCACGATGGGGCGTTTCTCCAGAGATCCATAATCAAAATCTCGGATATGTCTCTGTCGGGGCGGTGAGACGGGAAGCGCAAGCATCTGGTTGAAATCACAGTCGTAGAGATAACCCTCCCAGTCGACCGAGATCAGCGAGCGGCACATGACCCCCGGGACTGTCTCCGGGTTAAATGCCTGGACCAGGCGAGACATGTACTCTTCCAGTCGCTCTTGTGCTACCAGATCACTTAAATACCGGCTGATAGGCATGTTGGTGATCGTAATCAGGTTCGTAAACTCGATGCCAAACCGCGATCGCAGTTGCTCCCGATAGGCGGATTCGAGCTGTCCCTGATCGGGGGGCAGGGAGTGCCCGACCGGGTTATAGACCAGCGTGAGTTTCAGGGGGGATTCGGGAGCCCCATAACCCACTTCATTGAGGCGTTTCAGGGCCTGGATCGATTTCTGAAACGCACCATCGCCCCGCTGAGCGTCGGTATTCTCTTCGAGGTAGCAGGGCAGGGAGGCGACAATCTCGACTTCGTGCTCCGCCAGGAATTCCGGCAGATCCCGATAGCCCGGCGCG
This window harbors:
- a CDS encoding purine-nucleoside phosphorylase, whose amino-acid sequence is MQGLVEQVNDAIDFLNTRISQKPRIGLILGTGLGDFTKQIEQDVTIPYEEIPHFPRSTVESHAGQLVFGSLDGKPLVAMEGRFHFYEGYSMKEVTFPVRVMQALGVDTLIVTNASGGMNPQYRLADIMIIEDQINLMGDNPLRGVNDDRLGIRFPDMSAPYDQELIKVAEQTALELQIRTQTGVFVAVAGPNLETRAEYRMLRLMGADCVGMSTVPECIVANHASMRVLGLSVVTDLCLPDALEPVDISKILSVAAEGGAKLARLIPRIIEQI
- a CDS encoding NAD-dependent epimerase/dehydratase family protein; amino-acid sequence: MSQILVTGAAGFIGFHVTSQLLAQGHQVTGIDNLNSHYSVQLKQDRLQVLQKSDQFEFAEIDLVDVAAFDQLFEQQQFDKVIHLAAEVGVRNSLLKPLEYVQSNVVGFVNLLEHCRKGQVQHLVYASSSSVYGANKKTPYATHDPVDHPVSLYAATKRADELIAHSYSHLYDLPTTGLRFFTVYGPWGRPDMAVHIFTKAILEGTPIKVFNHGNLKRDFTYVDDIVAGVLGVLEQIPERSTFAAEPTPRERDRQTEAPYRLYNIGNHQPVDLSRLIDVIEQRVGKPAIRENYPMQPGDVLETYADISELQQATGFAPATSIEAGIDRFVEWYLSYYDTPQG
- the arsS gene encoding arsenosugar biosynthesis radical SAM (seleno)protein ArsS (Some members of this family are selenoproteins.) translates to MPSLTLLRQQSKLADPREQLKILAAQDQVPTFDAQLESHQLPLLQAQTLETLQVNLGRLCNMTCEHCHVDAGPDRREIMQIENIEHCLRALAHPGFQTLDLTGGAPEMNPHFRLMVRRGREMGKRIIDRCNLTILLAPGYRDLPEFLAEHEVEIVASLPCYLEENTDAQRGDGAFQKSIQALKRLNEVGYGAPESPLKLTLVYNPVGHSLPPDQGQLESAYREQLRSRFGIEFTNLITITNMPISRYLSDLVAQERLEEYMSRLVQAFNPETVPGVMCRSLISVDWEGYLYDCDFNQMLALPVSPPRQRHIRDFDYGSLEKRPIVTQRHCFGCTAGAGSSCGGALNPG
- a CDS encoding UDP-glucuronic acid decarboxylase family protein codes for the protein MNSVLVTGGAGFLGSHLCDRLIEMGKNVICVDNFFTGNKRNIAHLIGHPRFEVIRHDIVHPIYLEVNEIYNLACPASPVAYQYNPIKTIKTSTVGMVNVLGLAKRCRAKVLHASTSEVYGDPTVHPQVEEYWGNVNPLGPRSCYDEGKRIAESLCVNYHHAHKVPIRLVRIFNTYGPRMDPNDGRVISNFINQALRGEPITIYGDGQQTRSFCYVDDLISGFLKMMEQEETTGPVNLGNPVENTMLELAEAVLEHVDSSSKLIHEPLPQDDPKQRCPDITKAKSFLKWEPQVSLKEGLGKTVEYYRQLMDQESA